Proteins encoded within one genomic window of Actinoplanes octamycinicus:
- a CDS encoding DUF1996 domain-containing protein, which produces MRYRHRKFGNAKGIRVAAAAVTLAAAGVLTVTFVSSGGKGTAEAATSLQQYVPIEQVTPNVRRPRVTPGGSAGRFTVDCGTNGNGKFSPDNPVAQPGIRNGAEHVHDFVGNLAITATSSDADLDASGTTCRNGDKSSYFWPVVRIDRSVRDGGAVQRALAGTSPTVACPAVRDRLPAIPAAAKAAVDRQLAELDRLEVAAGRRVLASRGVNVDLNRTVLQSLQDRRAAVLAGIGDTIRAAGGRRPAGMISLADCDVSYDGIHAALHSSHAPAGTVTTATVRCPGVRDKLPGVPKQALDEVDRNLADLDRQIAEANQRLVTSRGQGGAAFVDNAILGPLKAKRTAVLERIAIAIGRVAARPAGLERLAGCALSPTGGPASPAPSSSALPEPRGRNLELPNNTGGIVRPAKVLIEYRGNAAGKVVPMPKFLRALTGDAKPTSRGPANARAAWTCSGFGDRLTDRYPICPAGRRVQRVHDFPGCWDGKNVDSANHRSHVAFADRVTGACPAGFVAIPQLRITISYEIPRDVQLKGQYALDSFPEENHNPFSDHDDFVNVNAARTMQRIATCLNKGRNCT; this is translated from the coding sequence GTGCGCTACCGGCATCGGAAGTTCGGCAACGCGAAAGGCATACGGGTGGCGGCGGCCGCGGTGACGCTGGCCGCCGCGGGTGTCCTGACCGTCACGTTCGTCTCCAGCGGCGGCAAGGGCACCGCGGAGGCGGCCACCAGCCTGCAGCAGTACGTGCCGATCGAGCAGGTGACGCCGAACGTCCGCCGGCCGCGGGTGACGCCGGGCGGGTCGGCGGGCCGGTTCACGGTGGACTGCGGGACGAACGGCAACGGCAAGTTCAGCCCGGACAACCCGGTGGCGCAGCCCGGCATCCGCAACGGCGCCGAGCACGTGCACGACTTCGTCGGGAACCTGGCGATCACCGCGACCTCGTCGGACGCCGACCTGGACGCCTCCGGGACGACCTGCCGCAACGGCGACAAGTCGTCGTACTTCTGGCCGGTGGTCCGGATCGACCGGTCGGTCCGCGACGGCGGCGCGGTCCAGCGGGCCCTGGCCGGCACCTCGCCGACGGTCGCCTGTCCCGCGGTCCGCGACCGGCTGCCGGCGATCCCGGCGGCCGCGAAGGCGGCGGTGGACCGGCAGCTGGCCGAGCTGGACCGGCTGGAGGTCGCCGCCGGTCGGCGGGTGCTGGCCAGCCGCGGGGTGAACGTCGACCTGAACCGGACGGTCCTGCAGTCGCTGCAGGACCGGCGCGCGGCGGTGCTGGCCGGGATCGGCGACACCATCCGCGCCGCCGGTGGTCGCCGACCGGCCGGGATGATTTCGCTGGCCGACTGCGACGTCAGCTACGACGGCATCCACGCCGCGCTGCACAGTTCGCACGCCCCGGCCGGGACCGTCACCACCGCGACGGTGCGGTGCCCTGGTGTGCGGGACAAGCTGCCCGGCGTACCGAAGCAGGCTCTTGATGAGGTCGACCGGAACCTGGCCGACCTCGATCGGCAGATCGCCGAGGCGAATCAGCGGCTGGTGACCAGCCGTGGGCAGGGCGGCGCCGCCTTCGTCGACAACGCGATTCTCGGACCGCTCAAGGCCAAGCGGACCGCGGTCCTGGAGCGGATCGCGATCGCCATCGGCCGCGTCGCGGCCCGGCCCGCCGGCTTGGAACGGCTGGCCGGCTGTGCGCTGAGCCCGACCGGCGGTCCGGCCTCCCCCGCGCCGAGCAGCAGCGCGCTGCCGGAGCCGCGGGGTAGGAACCTGGAGCTGCCGAACAACACCGGGGGCATCGTCCGCCCGGCCAAGGTACTGATCGAGTACCGGGGCAACGCCGCCGGCAAGGTGGTGCCGATGCCGAAGTTCCTGCGCGCGCTCACCGGCGACGCGAAACCCACCAGCCGCGGCCCGGCCAACGCCCGCGCCGCCTGGACGTGCTCCGGGTTCGGCGACCGGCTCACCGACCGGTATCCGATCTGCCCGGCCGGCCGCCGGGTGCAGCGCGTGCACGACTTCCCCGGCTGCTGGGACGGCAAGAACGTGGACAGCGCCAACCATCGCAGCCACGTCGCCTTCGCCGACCGGGTGACCGGCGCCTGCCCGGCCGGATTCGTCGCGATCCCGCAGCTGAGGATCACTATTTCGTACGAGATTCCGCGCGACGTCCAGCTCAAGGGTCAGTACGCGCTGGACTCCTTCCCGGAGGAGAATCACAACCCGTTCTCCGACCACGACGACTTCGTCAACGTGAACGCGGCCCGGACCATGCAGCGCATCGCGACCTGCCTGAACAAGGGCCGGAACTGCACCTGA
- a CDS encoding SpoIIE family protein phosphatase, translated as MTDRLPDAQLLAMLDADPQGWALAESVREQGVIVDFTLVYINAAGCRLVGRRREELVGRRYRELWPETVNDGTLPLYRAVVETGEPVTRTVYYDRKSITGHFELRAGPYGDGFITRFVDLSQVTVSPQSDGGARLYDMLDAAFDGFTVLRPVRDAGGEVVDFVCDYVNQLGAKLTGRTVEDVIGRRLSVIAPNSWDDGLFDRYRAVAETGRPWRQQLEYPSIGQAWEIKMSRDGAGSVAVSFREITEQVMRQQQLTASVARAERSAARARALESVTTALVSASTTAQVYAAIGSVLRPSIGGEGLALLLRDTDVLRLHYHSGYEPEVLLHLKELPLSHPHPATSVARTGQARFVSTVDQFRASQAGAVATVPAGRRQAWAFLPLAVAGEVLGTLVVGYHKPREFDEDARSTLTALAALGAQALHRALLFETNLSIASQLQHALLPERTPEIDGLACATRYLPWTRGAEVGGDWYDVIPLRDGVVGVVVGDVAGHNTAAAAAMGQVRGALRAYALEGNRPSAVIRLANQFIFDLHLDTMASCCYLELDLVDGSGTGVTAGHPLPLLRDAGDVRLLPLPVDPPLGAARGHAYRDTAFALPEAATLLLYTDGLVEDHRHPIDLGLDELCRAMRTAPAGDPAAVLDHILATGVGPRPRRDDVALLCLMRGTDQIG; from the coding sequence GTGACCGACCGGTTGCCGGACGCTCAGTTGCTGGCGATGCTGGACGCCGACCCGCAGGGCTGGGCGCTGGCCGAATCGGTGCGTGAGCAGGGCGTCATCGTCGATTTCACGCTGGTCTACATCAATGCGGCGGGCTGCCGGCTGGTCGGCCGCCGACGCGAGGAACTGGTCGGGCGCCGCTACCGCGAGCTGTGGCCGGAAACGGTCAACGACGGCACGCTGCCGCTCTACCGGGCGGTGGTGGAGACCGGTGAACCGGTCACCCGGACGGTGTACTACGACCGGAAGAGCATCACCGGGCACTTCGAGTTGCGGGCCGGGCCGTACGGTGACGGGTTCATCACCCGGTTCGTCGACCTGTCCCAGGTGACCGTGTCACCGCAGTCGGACGGTGGCGCCCGGCTCTACGACATGCTGGACGCGGCCTTCGACGGGTTCACCGTGCTGCGGCCGGTCCGCGACGCCGGCGGCGAGGTGGTCGACTTCGTGTGTGACTACGTCAACCAGCTCGGCGCCAAACTGACCGGCCGTACCGTCGAGGACGTCATCGGGCGGCGGCTCAGTGTCATCGCGCCGAACAGCTGGGACGATGGCCTGTTCGACCGTTACCGGGCGGTCGCGGAGACCGGGCGCCCGTGGCGACAGCAGTTGGAGTACCCGTCGATCGGGCAGGCTTGGGAGATCAAGATGAGCCGGGACGGCGCCGGGTCGGTGGCCGTGTCGTTCCGGGAGATCACCGAGCAGGTGATGCGGCAGCAGCAGCTGACCGCCAGCGTCGCCCGCGCCGAGCGGTCCGCGGCCCGGGCCCGGGCACTGGAGAGCGTCACGACCGCCCTGGTGTCCGCGAGCACGACCGCGCAGGTGTACGCCGCCATCGGCTCCGTGCTGCGCCCCTCGATCGGCGGCGAGGGCCTGGCGCTGCTGCTCCGCGACACCGACGTCCTGCGCCTGCACTACCACTCCGGGTACGAGCCCGAGGTGCTGCTGCATCTCAAGGAGCTTCCGCTGAGCCATCCGCATCCCGCCACGAGTGTGGCCCGCACCGGGCAGGCCCGGTTCGTCTCCACCGTCGACCAGTTCCGGGCGAGCCAGGCCGGCGCGGTCGCCACGGTGCCGGCGGGCCGGCGGCAGGCGTGGGCGTTCCTGCCGCTCGCCGTCGCCGGTGAGGTGCTCGGGACGCTGGTGGTCGGCTACCACAAGCCGCGCGAGTTCGACGAGGACGCCCGGTCGACGCTGACGGCGCTGGCCGCGCTCGGCGCGCAGGCGCTGCACCGGGCGCTGCTGTTCGAGACGAACCTGTCGATCGCCTCGCAGTTGCAGCACGCGCTGCTGCCGGAGCGGACCCCGGAGATCGACGGCTTGGCGTGCGCCACCCGGTACCTGCCGTGGACCCGGGGCGCCGAGGTCGGCGGTGACTGGTACGACGTCATCCCGCTGCGCGACGGCGTGGTCGGGGTGGTCGTCGGGGACGTCGCCGGGCACAACACCGCGGCGGCCGCGGCGATGGGGCAGGTCCGCGGGGCGCTGCGCGCGTACGCCCTCGAAGGCAACCGTCCGTCCGCGGTGATCCGCCTCGCCAACCAGTTCATCTTCGACCTGCACCTGGACACCATGGCCAGTTGCTGCTACCTGGAGCTGGACCTGGTCGACGGCTCGGGCACCGGGGTCACCGCCGGTCATCCGTTGCCGTTGTTACGGGACGCCGGCGACGTACGCCTGCTGCCCCTGCCTGTCGATCCGCCGCTGGGCGCCGCCCGTGGCCACGCCTACCGCGACACCGCCTTCGCCCTGCCGGAGGCGGCGACGCTGCTGCTCTACACCGACGGGCTGGTCGAGGACCACCGGCATCCGATCGACCTCGGCCTCGACGAGCTGTGCCGGGCCATGCGCACCGCCCCGGCCGGTGATCCGGCTGCGGTGCTCGACCACATCCTCGCCACCGGGGTCGGTCCGCGCCCGCGCCGCGACGACGTCGCCCTGCTCTGCCTGATGCGCGGCACCGATCAGATCGGGTAG
- a CDS encoding TetR/AcrR family transcriptional regulator: MSAAVEPGRGASRRRGDALRNAIFDAVLEQLRTVGYAKLTVESVAAASGTGKAAIYRRWPGRQELVADALRHALPSPADVPPHDDPRDAVLALLRAMRDAFAATSGAAFQAVMAEAAFLQSIVNDQVIEPCERSIRVVLQDAVAAGRLGPRVRPELIARIGPAMLLHHGLTIGPDIPEEYLVSVVDEVILPVIGPAPSGSPAGRA; this comes from the coding sequence GTGAGTGCAGCGGTGGAGCCGGGGCGGGGAGCGAGCCGCCGGCGCGGTGACGCGCTCCGGAACGCGATCTTCGACGCCGTGCTGGAGCAGTTGCGCACGGTGGGGTACGCGAAGCTGACCGTGGAGAGCGTCGCCGCGGCCAGCGGCACCGGGAAAGCGGCGATCTACCGCCGCTGGCCGGGCCGTCAGGAGCTGGTGGCCGACGCGCTGCGGCACGCGCTGCCCTCGCCCGCTGACGTGCCGCCCCACGACGACCCGCGCGACGCCGTGCTGGCGCTGCTGCGAGCGATGCGGGACGCGTTCGCGGCGACCAGCGGCGCCGCGTTCCAGGCGGTGATGGCCGAGGCCGCGTTCCTGCAGAGCATCGTCAACGACCAGGTGATCGAGCCGTGCGAGCGGAGCATCCGGGTCGTGCTGCAGGACGCCGTGGCGGCCGGCCGGCTCGGCCCGCGGGTCCGCCCGGAGCTGATCGCCCGGATCGGACCGGCGATGCTGCTGCATCACGGTCTCACCATCGGGCCGGACATCCCGGAGGAGTACCTGGTGTCGGTCGTGGACGAGGTGATCCTTCCGGTCATCGGCCCGGCTCCCTCCGGCTCGCCGGCCGGACGTGCCTGA
- a CDS encoding EAL domain-containing protein yields MPTIHARGIAAIADVLRDRMVTPLFQPIVDLSSGLVVGLEALARGPAGTELEFPDRLFAAAREAGLLAELDMLCFERALECTVAASAPPPLLFINAEPAVLDQPVSSRVIAMVGNGLPFRYILEYTERALPTSPGVLVHLAGIVHQFGNGIALDDVGVDPMSLAFLPVLEPEVIKLDMSLLREPDTEHTRSVCTAVAAEARRTGAVVLAEGIETEDDLVTARRMGARWGQGWLFGRPAPIGQVTHRFDHAAASRVPPARPGFHQARGTPFQVAASHGPIVSGSAVQLTAALDRLRKLIAGDPHAVIVMSAAETDAPALTGLLADATARSVIVLDDPVPDEFAVAVLGPAHGSAALCVESTSGRLVLLDHLPAVAGVARILLNRLGPGRLTDGMNQP; encoded by the coding sequence ATGCCGACCATTCACGCGCGGGGCATCGCAGCCATCGCCGACGTGCTGCGGGACCGGATGGTCACCCCGCTGTTCCAGCCGATCGTCGACCTGTCCAGCGGGCTCGTGGTGGGGCTGGAGGCACTCGCCCGGGGACCGGCCGGCACCGAACTGGAGTTCCCGGACCGGCTGTTCGCCGCCGCTCGGGAGGCCGGACTGCTCGCCGAGCTGGACATGCTGTGCTTCGAACGGGCGCTGGAATGCACGGTCGCCGCCTCCGCACCGCCGCCGCTGCTGTTCATCAACGCCGAACCGGCCGTGCTGGACCAGCCGGTCTCGTCGCGCGTCATCGCCATGGTGGGCAACGGCCTGCCGTTCCGCTACATCCTCGAGTACACCGAACGGGCGCTTCCCACCTCGCCGGGAGTCCTCGTGCACCTCGCCGGCATCGTGCACCAGTTCGGCAACGGCATCGCCCTGGACGATGTCGGGGTCGACCCGATGTCGCTGGCCTTCCTTCCGGTGCTGGAGCCGGAGGTGATCAAGCTGGACATGAGCCTGCTGCGCGAGCCGGACACCGAGCACACCCGGTCGGTGTGCACCGCGGTGGCGGCGGAGGCCCGGCGTACCGGGGCAGTGGTCCTGGCGGAGGGCATCGAGACCGAGGACGACCTGGTCACCGCCCGTCGCATGGGGGCGCGATGGGGACAGGGCTGGTTGTTCGGCCGGCCGGCGCCGATCGGGCAGGTGACCCATCGGTTCGACCACGCCGCGGCGAGCCGGGTGCCGCCGGCCCGTCCGGGTTTCCACCAGGCTCGTGGCACCCCGTTCCAGGTGGCGGCGAGTCACGGTCCGATCGTCAGCGGGTCCGCGGTCCAGCTGACAGCCGCCCTGGACCGACTACGCAAGCTGATCGCCGGCGACCCGCACGCGGTGATCGTGATGTCAGCCGCTGAAACGGATGCCCCGGCGCTCACCGGGCTCCTGGCCGACGCGACCGCCCGTTCGGTGATCGTGCTCGACGATCCGGTGCCGGACGAGTTCGCCGTCGCCGTTCTCGGTCCCGCGCACGGCAGCGCCGCACTCTGCGTCGAGTCCACCTCGGGACGCCTGGTCCTCCTCGACCACCTGCCCGCCGTCGCCGGCGTGGCCCGTATCCTGCTCAACCGCCTCGGCCCCGGCCGCCTCACCGACGGGATGAACCAGCCCTGA
- a CDS encoding oxidoreductase has protein sequence MSGVSEIRNDTKNRWTAAAVPDQTGRTVVITGGNTGIGFETAKVLAERGATVVLACRDLTKAGDAAGRIGASARGPVRIQHLDLASQASVRRAAAELRETYDKIDLLINNAGLMWPPFTLTEDGFESQFAINHLGHFALTGLVLDRILQTPGARVVTVSSLGHKQGPINFDDLQFARKYSKNGAYAQSKLANLMFAFELQRRLAASGSDAISVAAHPGGARTDLLKNMPSIPQKIAMWYAQPASSGALPTLRAAADPHVRGGDYFGPGVMFETRGHPKLVESNEASRDIAAQRRLWEISEGLTGVTYPI, from the coding sequence ATGAGCGGCGTCAGCGAGATCCGCAACGACACGAAGAACCGGTGGACCGCCGCCGCGGTGCCCGATCAGACCGGCCGCACCGTGGTGATCACCGGGGGCAACACCGGCATCGGGTTCGAGACCGCCAAGGTGCTGGCCGAGCGGGGTGCGACCGTGGTGCTGGCCTGCCGTGACCTCACCAAGGCCGGCGACGCGGCCGGCCGGATCGGCGCGTCGGCCCGCGGCCCGGTCCGCATCCAGCACCTCGACCTGGCGTCGCAGGCCTCGGTGCGGCGGGCCGCGGCCGAGCTGCGGGAGACCTACGACAAGATCGACCTGCTGATAAACAACGCCGGTCTGATGTGGCCGCCGTTCACGCTCACCGAGGACGGGTTCGAGTCACAGTTCGCGATCAACCACCTCGGCCACTTCGCCCTCACCGGCCTGGTGCTGGACCGGATCCTGCAGACGCCCGGCGCGCGCGTCGTGACCGTCAGCAGCCTCGGGCACAAGCAGGGCCCGATCAACTTCGACGACCTGCAGTTCGCGAGGAAGTACTCGAAGAACGGCGCGTACGCGCAGTCCAAGCTGGCCAACCTGATGTTCGCGTTCGAGCTGCAGCGCCGGCTCGCCGCCAGTGGCTCCGACGCGATCTCGGTCGCCGCGCACCCGGGCGGCGCCCGGACCGACCTGCTCAAGAACATGCCGTCGATTCCGCAGAAGATCGCCATGTGGTACGCGCAGCCCGCGTCCAGCGGCGCGCTGCCCACCCTGCGCGCGGCGGCCGACCCGCACGTGCGCGGCGGCGACTACTTCGGTCCCGGCGTCATGTTCGAGACCCGCGGACACCCGAAGCTCGTGGAGTCCAACGAGGCGTCGCGCGACATCGCCGCGCAACGGCGGCTCTGGGAGATCTCCGAGGGGCTCACCGGCGTCACCTACCCGATCTGA
- the nhaA gene encoding Na+/H+ antiporter NhaA codes for MRDAPGSTPPVLGLGSWAEARRIADVLRKETVGGMLLLAGALAALVWANSPWSGLYHRLTGVIVGPGALHLDLSLATWAADGLLAIFFFVAGLELKREFVAGDLRDPRRAAVPVAAAVGGVIVPALCYLMVNAGGATKGWAIPTATDIAFALAVLAVVGRSLPTALRTFLLTLAVVDDLLAIVIIAVFYTAHLSVLPLLAALVPLAAFALLVQRRVRSWWLLLPLAFATWALVHASGVHATVAGVLLGFAVPVRKSADGTGAGLAEHFEHRFRPLSAGVAVPVFAFMSAGVTIGGLAGLGSALSDTAAVGVMLGLVVGKPVGILLATWLTARFTRASIDAGLAWIDVAGLAVLSGIGFTVSLLIGELAFGVGSDRDAHVKIAVLAGSLAAAVLATVVLRLRNRTYRSLHEAERVDRDGDAIPDVYQR; via the coding sequence GTGCGTGACGCCCCCGGTTCGACCCCACCCGTGCTCGGCCTCGGCTCCTGGGCCGAGGCCCGGCGGATCGCCGACGTCCTGCGCAAGGAGACCGTCGGCGGCATGCTGCTGCTGGCCGGGGCGCTGGCCGCGCTGGTCTGGGCCAACTCGCCCTGGTCCGGCCTCTACCACCGGCTGACCGGCGTGATCGTGGGTCCCGGCGCGCTGCACCTGGACCTGTCGCTGGCCACCTGGGCGGCCGACGGCCTGCTGGCGATCTTCTTCTTCGTCGCCGGGCTCGAGCTCAAACGCGAGTTCGTCGCCGGTGACCTGCGCGATCCGCGCCGCGCCGCGGTCCCGGTCGCCGCCGCCGTCGGCGGGGTGATCGTCCCCGCGCTCTGCTACCTGATGGTCAACGCCGGCGGCGCGACCAAGGGCTGGGCGATCCCGACAGCGACCGACATCGCGTTCGCGCTGGCCGTTCTGGCGGTCGTCGGGCGCAGCCTGCCGACCGCGCTGCGAACCTTCCTGCTGACCCTCGCCGTGGTCGACGACCTGCTCGCCATCGTGATCATCGCGGTGTTCTACACCGCGCACCTGTCGGTGCTGCCGCTGCTGGCGGCGCTGGTGCCGCTGGCCGCGTTCGCGTTGCTGGTGCAGCGCCGGGTGCGCTCGTGGTGGCTGCTGCTGCCGCTGGCGTTCGCCACCTGGGCGCTGGTGCACGCCTCCGGTGTGCACGCGACCGTCGCCGGGGTGCTGCTCGGCTTCGCGGTGCCGGTCCGGAAATCCGCCGACGGGACCGGCGCCGGCCTGGCCGAGCACTTCGAGCACCGCTTCCGGCCGCTGTCGGCCGGGGTCGCGGTGCCGGTCTTCGCCTTCATGTCCGCCGGGGTGACGATCGGCGGGCTCGCCGGGCTGGGCTCGGCGCTCAGCGACACGGCCGCGGTCGGTGTCATGCTCGGCCTGGTGGTCGGGAAACCGGTCGGCATCCTGCTGGCCACCTGGCTCACCGCCCGCTTCACCCGGGCGTCCATCGACGCGGGTCTGGCCTGGATCGACGTCGCCGGGCTGGCGGTGCTGAGCGGGATCGGGTTCACCGTGTCCCTGCTGATCGGCGAGCTCGCGTTCGGCGTCGGCAGCGACCGGGACGCCCACGTCAAGATCGCCGTGCTGGCCGGTTCGCTGGCGGCCGCGGTCCTCGCCACGGTCGTGCTGCGGCTGCGCAACCGCACCTACCGGAGCCTGCACGAGGCCGAGCGGGTCGACCGGGACGGCGACGCGATCCCCGACGTCTATCAGCGGTGA